The Tenebrio molitor chromosome 3, icTenMoli1.1, whole genome shotgun sequence genome contains a region encoding:
- the LOC138125212 gene encoding UDP-glycosyltransferase UGT5-like, with protein sequence MSKDNTIAVSIHPSHSFYSQLQRNTMKPIVLFFTSLVLCGVNGAKILAIFPVPARSHYILGSALMRGLAERGHDVTMISPFSEKNPPKNGSYRDVVLTGFLEERERRSKEMDMFEMENLNLFMLLPFFINMMIESTELTLNHTNVQTLLNSDEKFDLVIVEQFMNEALKGLAPYFNAPMIAFSTIGANTWVNMLVGNPAPPSYVPDALLSYSSNMTLYERTLNTMNYVYAEMLYHFYSFPRHEQLYKKYFPNNPGFYDTLYNASIVLLNSHSSTNQPVPYVPNMIDIGGYHVQPPKSLPNDLQEFLDNAKDGVIYFSLGSNLKSADLPPTKRNAFLRTFSKLKQKILWKWEEDVLPDQPLNVKVGKWLPQQDILAHPNVKLFISHGGLLSTIETIYHGVPVLTIPVAGDQKLNAQRVVSQGFGLSLGYKAVSEETLTQKVKELLENPMYGKTAKSKSEILHDRLVKPMDTAAYWVEYVIRHGGAPHLRVAGVDLPWYKYMLVDVVAFISAILLLTVYVFSKIMHMCIYFIKPTKQKLKRN encoded by the exons ATGTCTAAAGATAACACGATAGCAGTCAGCATTCATCCATCCCACAGTTTTTATTCACAGCTACAACGGAACACAATGAAACcgattgtattattttttacgtCGCTTGTACTATGTGGAGTGAACGGTGCCAAAATTCTTGCCATATTTCCAGTGCCTGCTCGAAGCCACTATATACTTGGCAGTGCATTAATGAGAGGATTAGCCGAAAGAGGACATGACGTTACGATGATTAGTCCctttagtgaaaaaaatccaCCGAAAAACGGTTCATATCGAGATGTAGTACTTACAGGATTTTTGGAAGAAAGAGAGC gtAGGAGCAAAGAAATGGATATGTTCGAAATGGAAAaccttaatttatttatgctTTTACCATTTTTCATCAACATGATGATTGAATCGACAGAGCTCACCTTGAATCACACCAACGTGCAAACACTCTTAAATTCCGATGAAAAATTTGACCTTGTGATAGTCGAACAATTTATGAACGAAGCACTTAAGGGCCTGGCGCCTTATTTTAATGCGCCTATGATTGCATTCAGCACAATTGGAGCAAATACTTGGGTCAACATGCTGGTAGGAAATCCAGCACCACCTTCCTACGTTCCTGACGCCCTGCTCAGTTACTCTAGCAACATGACATTATACGAAAGGACACTTAACACTATGAATTATGTTTATGCGGAGATGTTGTACCATTTTTACTCGTTTCCCCGCCACGAACagctatataaaaaatattttccgaacAATCCTGGATTTTACGATACTCTCTATAACGCGTCCATAGTATTGCTCAATTCGCATTCAAGCACGAATCAACCCGTTCCATATGTACCAAACATGATCGACATTGGAGGATATCATGTACAACCCCCAAAAAGTTTACCAAACGACTTACAAGAATTCTTGGATAATGCTAAAGACGGCGTCATCTACTTTAGCTTAGGCTCCAATTTAAAAAGCGCCGATCTACCACCAACAAAACGTAACGCTTTTCTTCGTACTTTctctaaattgaaacaaaaaattttgtggaaGTGGGAAGAAGACGTTCTACCAGATCAGCCACTAAATGTCAAAGTAGGAAAGTGGTTGCCCCAGCAAGATATTTTAG CCCATCCCAATGTCAAGCTTTTTATAAGTCACGGTGGTCTACTAAGTACAATAGAAACAATATATCACGGAGTGCCTGTTTTAACTATTCCAGTAGCAGGCGATCAGAAACTGAATGCACAGCGTGTGGTCAGCCAAGGATTTGGACTTTCTTTAGGATACAAAGCAGTTTCTGAAGAAACGTTAACGCAGAAAGTGAAGGAACTACTGGAAAAtccaat GTACGGAAAAACGGCTAAAAGCAAATCGGAAATTCTTCACGATCGACTTGTCAAGCCAATGGACACAGCAGCGTATTGGGTGGAGTATGTGATAAGACATGGAGGAGCACCTCATTTAAGGGTGGCAGGAGTAGATTTGCCATGGTATAAGTACATGCTTGTTGATGTTGTTGCCTTCATTTCAGCCATCTTGTTGTTAACTGTATAtgtattttctaaaataatgcacatgtgtatttattttattaagccCACAAAGCAGAAATTAAAACGAAACTGA
- the LOC138125219 gene encoding UDP-glycosyltransferase UGT5-like translates to MKILIVVSVLFLTWTVQSARILGVFPVPGKSNYFLGSSLMRALAEKGHDVTIISPFSENNLPKGGSYREILLPEMLAQLETRRNEINMYELGEVSPFINIPFLAYLMSEIGEILFKETNVQKLINSGEKFDAVIVEQFFSDAHKVLAYNFDAVQIVFSSVGANIWINSLVGNPSPPSYIPDSMLSYSAHMTFLERLKNTLISLLNTCVHHLYLYPKHNGIIRKYFPNGPDVHDVLYNASLVLLNSHPSLNQPVPHVPNMIEIGGFHIKPPKQLPQDLEEFLDNAKDGVIYFSMGSNLRSADLPSEKRDAILKAFSKFKQKILWKWEDDVLPGQPDNVKLGKWFPQQEVLAHPNVRLFITHGGLLSSIETVYFGVPILVIPIYGDQKLNAQLAIGNGYGLSLSYDELNEENLFQKLNELIENPKYRKNVRSKSSIFHDRPVKPLEKALYWVDYVIRHKGAPHLKVAATELPWYKYLLLDVIVVLTVIVSLGTIIMWLFLKKIYQKLYSKSKQRKLKKN, encoded by the exons ATGAAGATCTTGATAGTGGTATCAGTGTTATTTTTAACATGGACGGTGCAAAGTGCTCGCATTTTAGGTGTTTTTCCCGTGCCGGGCAAAAGTAATTATTTCCTTGGAAGTTCTCTAATGAGAGCATTGGCCGAGAAAGGACATGACGTGACTATTATAAGCCCGTTTAGTGAGAACAATTTACCGAAAGGTGGATCTTACAGAGAGATTTTACTGCCTGAAATGCTCGCCCAGTTGGAAA CACGACgcaatgaaataaatatgtatgaaCTTGGAGAAGTGAGCCCTTTTATCAACATCCCTTTTCTTGCATATCTCATGTCTGAAATTGGTGAAATACTCTTTAAGGAAACAAACGTGCAAAAACTCATCAATTCGGGTGAAAAGTTTGATGCTGTTattgtagaacaattttttagTGACGCTCACAAAGTTCTTGCCTACAATTTTGATGCTGTCCAAATTGTATTCAGTAGTGTTGGTGCCAATATTTGGATTAATTCATTGGTTGGTAACCCATCCCCACCATCATATATCCCTGACTCAATGCTAAGTTATTCGGCCCATATGACATTCTTAGAAAGATTGAAAAATACTTTAATATCTCTTTTGAATACATGTGTCcaccatttatatttatatccCAAACACAATGGTATTATCCGGAAGTATTTCCCAAACGGACCCGATGTGCACGACGTCCTTTATAATGCGTCTTTAGTCTTGTTAAATTCACATCCTAGTCTTAACCAACCCGTTCCGCATGTACCTAATATGATAGAAATTGGAGGCTTTCATATTAAACCTCCAAAACAACTACCCCAAGACCTAGAAGAATTTTTGGATAATGCAAAAGATGGTGTGATTTATTTTAGTATGGGTTCTAACTTACGAAGCGCAGACTTACCTAGTGAAAAACGTGACGCTATCCTTAAAGCATtctcaaaattcaaacaaaaaatcttatGGAAATGGGAAGATGACGTGCTGCCTGGACAGCCAGACAACGTTAAATTAGGAAAATGGTTTCCTCAACAAGAGGTTCTAG CACATCCAAACGTGAGACTTTTCATCACGCATGGAGGTTTATTAAGTTCCATCGAAACAGTTTACTTTGGAGTTCCAATTTTAGTAATTCCGATTTATGGCGATCAAAAATTGAACGCTCAGCTGGCTATTGGTAATGGTTATGGGCTTTCGTTGTCATATGACGAATTAAATGAAGAAAACTTATTCCAAAAGTTAAACGAACTTATAGAGAATCCCAA ATATCGAAAAAATGTCAGAAGTAAATCTAGTATTTTTCACGATCGCCCAGTCAAACCTCTGGAGAAGGCACTTTATTGGGTAGATTATGTAATTAGACATAAAGGAGCACCACATTTGAAAGTAGCAGCCACTGAGTTGCCCTGGTACAAATATCTTCTGTTGGACGTTATTGTTGTTCTCACTGTAATAGTTTCACTTGGTACAATTATAATGTGGCTTTTTCTTAAGAAAATATatcaaaaattgtattcaaaaagtaaacaaaggaaactaaaaaaaaactaa
- the LOC138125229 gene encoding uncharacterized protein — MNPNNLKTLTREEMYRFMKEACTDKYLLTKVIAMIGIAGGCRREELYNISLDDIQETQTQLVITIPCTKTNQRRTFTVIDEVDGIKCVELFRKYVSLRPKHVNHRMLFLGYRNSKCTVQRVGIHTIGGMPKQIALFLGLQDPDKYTGHSFRRTSATLLANAGADLAVLKRHGAWKSSSVAEKYIEDSLESKNKIARMILNGETFVEVLQQQKKEVSNKTSLSNTISSSSNYPPVNIEGNTNCTINLNINI, encoded by the exons ATGAATCCAAACAATCTTAAAACATTAACCCGAGAAGAAATGTATAGATTTATGAAAGAAGCTTGTACTGACAAATATCTCCTGACAAAA gtTATTGCTATGATTGGAATAGCTGGTGGTTGTAGAAGAGAAGAATTGTATAACATTTCACTAGACGATATCCAGGAAACTCAAACGCAGTTAGTAATTACAATTCCCTGCACTAAGACAAATCAAAGAAGGACCTTCACTGTAATAGACGAAGTAGACGGAATTAAATGTGTGGAGTTATTCAGAAAATACGTGTCACTGAGGCCAAAACATGTTAACCATAGAATGTTATTTTTGGGATATAGAAATTCAAAGTGTACCGTACAAAGAGTAGGAATACACACAATTGGAGGGATGCCAAAACAAATTGCACTGTTTTTGGGTCTTCAAGATCCTGACAAATATACTGGTCACTCGTTTCGGAGAACTTCTGCAACGCTTTTGGCCAATGCTGGTGCTGATTTAGCAGTACTAAAAAGACACGGAGCTTGGAAGAGTTCGTCTGTGGCTGAAAAATACATAGAAGACTCTTTggaaagcaaaaataaaattgccaGGATGATACTGAACGGAGAAACCTTTGTCGAAGTATTGCAACAGCAAAAGAAAGAAGTTAGTAATAAAACCAGTCTTAGTAACACCATTTCTTCTAGTAGTAATTATCCTCCAGTAAATATTGAGGGCAATACAAATTGTACTATTAAtctgaacattaatatttaa